The proteins below come from a single Acaryochloris sp. CCMEE 5410 genomic window:
- the rimO gene encoding 30S ribosomal protein S12 methylthiotransferase RimO has translation MANQPSVAVAHLGCEKNRVDTEHMLGLLVEAGYPVDSDEAFADYVIVNTCSFIQAAREESVRTLVELAEANKKIVITGCMAQHFQEELLEELPEAVALVGTGDYHKIVDVIQRAEAGERVKEVSPEPTYIADETVPRYRTTTEGTAYVRIAEGCDYGCAFCIIPHLRGKQRSRSIESIVAEAQQLAAEGVQELILISQITTNYGIDLYGKPQLAQLLRALGEVDVPWIRMHYAYPTGLTPEVMAAIQDTDNVLPYLDLPLQHSHPEVLRAMNRPWQGQVNDQIIEKIKTALPDAVLRTTFIVGFPGETDEHFEHLCEFVQRHEFDHVGVFTFSPEEGTPAFDLPHQLPQDVMDARRDRLMALQQPISWQQNQQEVGKTVQVLIEQEHPGSGQLIGRSPRFSADVDGLVYIDPREALAPRLGSLTPVQITGADTYDLQGQLVSH, from the coding sequence ATGGCCAATCAGCCCTCCGTCGCCGTTGCTCATCTCGGCTGTGAAAAAAATCGCGTTGACACTGAACATATGCTAGGACTGCTGGTGGAAGCAGGTTATCCCGTTGACAGCGATGAAGCCTTTGCCGATTACGTGATCGTCAACACCTGTAGCTTTATCCAAGCAGCCCGGGAAGAATCCGTGCGCACCCTGGTCGAACTGGCCGAAGCCAACAAAAAAATTGTAATTACAGGCTGTATGGCTCAGCACTTCCAAGAAGAATTGCTAGAAGAACTCCCCGAAGCCGTTGCCCTCGTCGGTACCGGAGACTATCACAAAATCGTAGATGTGATTCAGCGGGCCGAAGCAGGAGAGCGGGTGAAAGAAGTCTCTCCTGAGCCGACCTATATCGCCGATGAAACCGTTCCTCGGTATCGCACGACAACTGAGGGCACCGCCTATGTCCGCATTGCTGAAGGCTGTGACTATGGCTGTGCTTTTTGCATCATTCCCCATTTGCGGGGAAAACAGCGGTCCCGCTCGATCGAGTCCATCGTGGCTGAAGCCCAACAGTTAGCAGCCGAAGGCGTGCAGGAGCTAATTTTAATTTCCCAAATTACCACCAACTACGGCATCGATCTCTACGGTAAACCCCAGCTGGCTCAACTCCTCAGAGCCCTAGGTGAAGTGGATGTCCCTTGGATTCGCATGCATTACGCCTATCCCACGGGCTTAACCCCAGAAGTGATGGCTGCGATTCAAGACACCGATAACGTTCTGCCGTATCTGGATTTACCCCTCCAACATTCCCACCCAGAAGTCTTGCGGGCCATGAATCGTCCTTGGCAAGGCCAAGTGAACGATCAAATTATTGAGAAAATCAAAACTGCCCTGCCGGATGCGGTTCTCCGCACCACATTTATTGTGGGATTCCCAGGAGAAACAGACGAGCACTTTGAGCATCTTTGTGAGTTTGTGCAGCGGCACGAATTCGATCACGTAGGCGTGTTTACCTTCTCGCCAGAAGAAGGCACTCCCGCATTTGACTTACCCCATCAATTACCTCAAGACGTGATGGATGCGCGACGCGATCGCTTGATGGCATTGCAACAACCCATCTCCTGGCAACAAAACCAGCAAGAAGTTGGCAAAACGGTACAAGTCTTAATCGAGCAAGAACATCCTGGATCTGGTCAGCTTATCGGTCGCTCGCCTCGGTTCTCTGCCGATGTGGACGGTCTCGTCTATATCGATCCTAGAGAGGCTCTAGCTCCCCGTTTAGGCAGCCTAACCCCTGTCCAGATTACTGGTGCAGATACCTACGACCTCCAGGGACAGCTGGTAAGTCACTAA
- a CDS encoding DEAD/DEAH box helicase, with protein sequence MTLTFSQLGLSQTRVDCLEALGFTTPTQIQAEAIPHLLAGRDIIGQAQTGTGKTAAFSLPILEQLDPTVKTPQALILTPTRELAVQVSEAIYQFKADGALRVVAIYGGQSIDRQISQLRRGAQLIVGTPGRVLDLLSRGEIVLDQLSWFVLDEADEMLNMGFIPDVRKILERVPGDRKTAFFSATMAPEIYKLSKQFLNDPVTVTVEQPKAAPTRINQVAYRIPRTWARSTVLQAVLELEDPESAIIFVRTRREAATLTQQLQTAGYSADEYHGDLSQSQRERLLDRFRQRRIRWVVATDIAARGLHVDDLSHVINYEPPDSVESYVHRIGRTGRAGNEGTAISLVHALDRWKLHEIEQHIRQEIPTLPTPTRSAIEGRRLEKLTEELHSILTGERLASFLPTVSQLGEDYDTQTIAAAALQMAFDRYPAITANLDDWSSKNKNGGRSSRKAKPVLNKRRSSNRSEISAST encoded by the coding sequence ATGACCCTTACGTTTAGTCAACTTGGTCTTTCACAAACTCGTGTTGATTGTTTAGAAGCGCTTGGTTTTACCACCCCCACTCAAATTCAAGCAGAAGCCATTCCCCACTTGCTAGCTGGCCGCGACATTATCGGCCAAGCCCAAACGGGAACAGGTAAAACTGCCGCTTTCTCACTTCCCATCCTAGAGCAGCTGGATCCTACGGTTAAAACCCCTCAAGCTCTGATCTTGACACCGACTCGGGAGTTAGCCGTTCAAGTCAGTGAAGCTATTTACCAATTCAAAGCAGATGGTGCCCTGCGGGTCGTTGCTATCTACGGGGGCCAATCCATTGACCGACAAATTTCTCAGCTCCGTCGTGGCGCACAGTTGATTGTCGGTACCCCTGGCCGAGTTTTAGACTTACTAAGCCGTGGTGAAATCGTCCTGGACCAGCTCAGCTGGTTTGTCCTCGACGAAGCGGACGAAATGCTGAACATGGGTTTTATCCCCGATGTTAGAAAAATTCTGGAGCGGGTTCCTGGCGATCGCAAAACAGCCTTTTTCTCTGCCACCATGGCCCCAGAAATTTACAAGCTGTCAAAACAGTTTCTAAATGATCCCGTTACTGTTACTGTCGAGCAACCGAAAGCCGCTCCGACTCGAATTAATCAAGTGGCCTATCGGATTCCTCGAACATGGGCGCGTTCTACGGTCTTACAGGCGGTTCTGGAACTGGAAGATCCGGAATCAGCTATTATTTTCGTTCGTACCCGCCGGGAAGCGGCCACCCTCACTCAGCAGCTACAAACTGCAGGCTACAGCGCCGATGAATATCACGGCGACCTTAGCCAAAGCCAACGAGAGCGACTGTTGGATCGATTCCGCCAACGACGCATCCGTTGGGTGGTGGCGACAGATATTGCTGCCCGTGGATTACACGTTGACGATTTGAGCCACGTGATCAACTATGAGCCACCCGATAGTGTAGAAAGTTACGTTCACCGCATTGGTCGGACCGGACGTGCAGGCAACGAAGGGACCGCCATTTCCTTGGTTCATGCCCTTGATCGTTGGAAGTTGCATGAAATTGAGCAGCATATTCGGCAAGAAATCCCGACCTTGCCCACTCCAACCCGCTCAGCCATTGAAGGACGGCGGTTAGAAAAACTAACCGAAGAGCTACACAGTATCCTAACAGGAGAGCGTTTGGCTTCTTTCTTGCCCACTGTTTCTCAACTGGGTGAAGACTATGATACTCAAACCATCGCTGCAGCTGCGCTGCAAATGGCCTTCGACCGCTATCCTGCCATTACGGCCAACCTTGATGACTGGTCTTCTAAGAATAAGAATGGTGGCCGCAGTAGCCGGAAAGCCAAGCCAGTACTGAACAAGCGTCGTAGCTCTAACCGTTCTGAGATCTCTGCCTCTACTTAA
- a CDS encoding transglycosylase domain-containing protein, protein MAKQISEIRPSVDPRSSQVLPSKLSKAKDRPLNLDPIPESTDSLRKKLKDKRRQQKQQEKQRKQALRQKSKRRNRPRQTAAPAPDSQSSDKALVKALALPSPVETVPVCRRPKKVVRRSTSSRWRPLKRLGILLGVTGVACAGGWVALELNLPDTTHMDIETQVRAGTLTLKSADGSILFQDGPASHKKVKIDQIPQQLQQAFIATEDRRFFEHDGIDGQGILRAMVTNVLSGELAEGGSTITQQLARMTYLNQERSILRKLKEARLSQKIEDKLSKTQIFERYLNQVYLGSGAYGVADAAWVYFGKSLDQLNLQESATLAGLPAAPSLYSPLSNPQVAKERRNLVLERMVRAEVITPEMAAKAKKSPIDLNPKVPPNAQDHSPYFTAYLQQQLPELVSEEVLKQGGLEIQTTLNLKWQKAAASTIKDAVYHDGYSQRFDQAALVSIDPRNGEIKTMVGGNAFEQSQFNRVTQSRRQPGSTFKAFVYTAAIASGFSPHDGFPDAPFMVDGYQPNNYGHVYKGWISMNQALTKSANIPAVRVFMAVGFEPTIKLARELGIQSPLKPYYSTALGANEVSLLELTRAYGTLAAQGYRTQPYGIRSIRNRQGKVLFQYKTAKQRVLDSSSSAIMTWMLQQVVTTGTGKPAQIGRPVAGKTGTSEHNRDLWFVGYIPQLVTGVWLGNDDNYPTTGSSATAAATWGNFMKQAVKDIPAQPFPALPKLAGRKGSIKPQPVKPKQIRNLPMPQQEEPAADPAAQETVD, encoded by the coding sequence GTGGCTAAACAAATTTCAGAAATTCGTCCTTCTGTTGATCCACGATCGTCTCAAGTCCTTCCTTCCAAACTGAGCAAAGCTAAAGATCGACCCCTCAATCTGGACCCGATACCTGAGTCGACGGATAGTCTCCGTAAAAAGTTAAAAGATAAACGACGTCAGCAGAAGCAGCAAGAAAAGCAAAGAAAACAAGCCCTTCGGCAAAAATCAAAACGCCGTAACCGTCCTCGTCAAACTGCTGCCCCTGCCCCGGATTCTCAATCGTCAGACAAAGCGTTAGTAAAGGCTTTAGCCCTACCTTCTCCTGTAGAAACGGTACCGGTGTGCCGACGTCCCAAAAAGGTGGTTCGTCGCTCAACCTCATCCCGATGGCGACCGTTAAAACGCCTCGGAATTTTGTTAGGGGTAACTGGCGTGGCTTGTGCAGGGGGGTGGGTTGCCCTCGAGCTGAATCTGCCGGATACAACCCATATGGACATTGAAACCCAGGTCCGTGCCGGGACGCTCACTCTGAAGTCTGCAGATGGTTCTATCCTGTTTCAAGATGGACCGGCGAGTCATAAAAAGGTCAAGATCGATCAAATACCTCAGCAATTGCAGCAGGCCTTTATTGCCACGGAAGATCGACGGTTTTTTGAGCATGATGGGATTGATGGCCAGGGTATTTTACGGGCCATGGTCACCAATGTGTTGTCCGGGGAGCTAGCAGAGGGGGGAAGTACGATTACCCAACAGCTAGCACGGATGACGTATCTCAATCAAGAACGGTCGATTCTTCGGAAGCTGAAGGAAGCCCGCTTATCCCAAAAAATTGAAGATAAACTCTCTAAGACCCAAATCTTCGAACGATACCTTAATCAGGTTTACCTGGGGAGTGGGGCCTATGGGGTTGCTGATGCCGCGTGGGTCTATTTTGGCAAGTCGTTGGATCAGCTTAATTTGCAGGAAAGTGCGACTCTGGCAGGATTACCTGCAGCTCCGAGCTTGTACTCTCCATTAAGCAATCCTCAAGTGGCGAAGGAACGACGGAATTTAGTGCTTGAGCGGATGGTTCGAGCAGAGGTGATTACGCCTGAAATGGCTGCGAAAGCCAAAAAAAGCCCCATTGATTTAAATCCAAAAGTGCCCCCCAATGCCCAAGACCACAGCCCATACTTTACGGCATACCTTCAACAGCAACTGCCAGAACTTGTATCGGAGGAAGTGCTGAAACAGGGAGGATTAGAAATTCAAACGACTCTGAACTTAAAGTGGCAAAAAGCAGCTGCCTCAACCATCAAAGATGCGGTGTACCACGATGGTTATTCCCAGCGGTTTGATCAGGCGGCTTTAGTTTCCATTGATCCCCGCAATGGTGAAATCAAGACAATGGTGGGCGGTAACGCATTTGAACAATCTCAATTTAACCGGGTGACGCAATCCCGACGGCAGCCTGGATCGACCTTCAAAGCGTTTGTATACACGGCTGCGATCGCATCAGGATTCTCTCCCCATGACGGCTTTCCAGATGCTCCCTTTATGGTGGATGGCTATCAACCCAATAATTATGGCCATGTCTATAAGGGCTGGATATCCATGAACCAGGCACTGACCAAGTCTGCGAATATCCCTGCAGTACGGGTCTTTATGGCCGTTGGCTTTGAACCCACCATTAAGCTGGCCCGAGAATTGGGCATTCAATCTCCCTTAAAGCCCTATTACTCCACAGCGTTAGGGGCGAATGAAGTCAGCTTATTGGAATTGACCCGAGCCTACGGTACCCTTGCTGCCCAAGGCTATCGAACCCAGCCCTATGGGATTCGCTCCATTCGCAATCGTCAGGGTAAGGTCCTGTTCCAATATAAAACGGCCAAGCAGCGCGTCCTTGATTCATCCTCATCAGCCATTATGACTTGGATGTTGCAACAGGTTGTCACGACCGGAACGGGCAAGCCGGCCCAAATTGGTCGTCCCGTTGCCGGTAAGACGGGTACCTCTGAACATAATCGGGATTTATGGTTTGTCGGGTATATTCCGCAGCTGGTAACTGGGGTCTGGTTGGGAAATGATGATAACTACCCCACCACTGGGAGTAGTGCAACTGCTGCAGCGACTTGGGGCAACTTTATGAAGCAGGCAGTCAAAGATATCCCTGCCCAGCCTTTCCCCGCCTTGCCGAAATTGGCAGGACGCAAGGGCAGCATTAAACCTCAGCCTGTTAAGCCGAAACAGATCAGGAATTTGCCCATGCCCCAGCAGGAAGAGCCTGCGGCAGATCCAGCCGCACAGGAGACGGTAGACTGA
- the cobS gene encoding adenosylcobinamide-GDP ribazoletransferase: MKHILKQIGGAIAFYSCIPLPPSWPLEFERIARWAPWIGLLLGMGIGTLDYGLALGHMPNLTRSALVVALWIGLTGGLHLDGVMDTADGLAVMEPERRLMVMSDSRTGAFGVMAGTLVILLKVCALSNLSIAHLPALMTALVWGRIAQVMAIAIFPYLKPEGNNAFHTNAFQGLGDLWPSAMGLFAISVCQYYGFPLAWPSVLGGILMASSLSLGISYWFYYQFKGMTGDVYGAIVEWTEALILCCLTLV, translated from the coding sequence ATGAAACATATTTTGAAGCAAATCGGGGGTGCGATCGCATTTTACAGCTGTATTCCCCTCCCCCCTAGCTGGCCCTTAGAATTTGAGCGCATTGCCCGTTGGGCCCCTTGGATCGGTTTGCTCTTGGGAATGGGTATCGGCACCCTCGACTATGGTCTTGCCCTAGGGCATATGCCTAACCTAACTCGTAGTGCTTTAGTCGTCGCCCTATGGATAGGTCTCACCGGGGGTCTCCACCTTGATGGCGTCATGGATACCGCCGATGGCCTTGCCGTGATGGAACCCGAACGGCGTCTCATGGTCATGTCTGATAGTCGAACCGGCGCCTTTGGGGTCATGGCTGGTACCTTGGTGATTCTTCTTAAGGTCTGTGCATTAAGTAACCTCTCGATTGCGCACCTGCCCGCCCTAATGACTGCTCTAGTCTGGGGACGCATCGCTCAGGTAATGGCTATTGCCATCTTTCCTTATCTCAAACCTGAGGGGAATAATGCCTTTCACACCAACGCTTTTCAGGGGCTAGGGGATCTATGGCCTAGTGCCATGGGTTTATTTGCGATCTCAGTCTGCCAATATTATGGGTTTCCCTTAGCATGGCCATCCGTTTTGGGGGGTATCCTAATGGCAAGCAGCCTATCCCTTGGCATCAGCTACTGGTTTTATTACCAATTTAAAGGGATGACTGGTGATGTTTACGGTGCCATCGTAGAATGGACAGAAGCATTAATCCTATGCTGCTTGACACTGGTTTAA
- a CDS encoding Rne/Rng family ribonuclease translates to MPKQIIIAEQHRIAAVFSEDQIQELIVATGSHQVGDIYLGIVENVLPGIDAAFVNIGDAERNGFIHVSDLGPVRLKRNSGAITELLAPQQKVLVQIMKEPTGTKGPRLTGNISLPGRYLVLMPSGRGVNLSRRIRAEDERSRLRALGILIKPAGMGLLVRTEAEGVAEEAIIEDLELLQRQWESVQQQAASTRAPALLDRDTDFIQRVLRDVYSSNVNRIVVDSTPGLKRVKQHLVNWNNTDKLPQGVLVDQHRESTSILEYFRVNAAIREALKPRVDLPSGGYIIIEKTEALTVVDVNSGSFTRSATARETVLWTNCEAAAEIARQLRLRNIAGVIIIDFIDMDSRRDQLQVLEHFNKALKADKARPQIAQLTELGLVELTRKRQGQNIYELFGTPCPACSGLGHLVHLPGEAAPTVGEVEWSEPSKPSLTSTSGVPLPGISANLNDQIPLDPSDDLQELDLTNHPSYQERGNRRRRRRSRLGDNLSRESLSPRLVRNGSASDSKPIKSTSDTNGSSSSKSGGNERSRGRSSTRQRQEMPPEVISVTMTPEEQDIYAFMGISPTVLFPGEIKKPKSAIVEILAPGETPSTPDTTATKVITKELVVAKDTKADADDVDTTKPEETQVEPVLVATPEPTEEKPADPARTSTRRRRRRSSASSAKQLSLDPNESSE, encoded by the coding sequence ATGCCCAAGCAAATTATCATTGCCGAGCAGCATCGGATCGCTGCCGTATTTTCAGAAGATCAAATCCAAGAACTCATCGTTGCTACCGGCAGTCATCAGGTAGGAGACATCTATCTAGGTATCGTTGAGAATGTATTACCTGGCATTGATGCTGCCTTTGTGAACATTGGCGATGCTGAACGCAATGGATTTATTCATGTCAGCGACTTGGGTCCGGTGCGATTAAAGCGTAATTCTGGTGCAATTACCGAGCTGCTTGCCCCCCAGCAAAAAGTATTAGTCCAAATCATGAAGGAGCCCACAGGGACTAAAGGTCCACGGCTCACGGGGAATATATCTTTACCCGGTCGCTATCTAGTCCTTATGCCTTCAGGGCGGGGGGTCAACCTTTCTCGTCGCATCCGCGCAGAAGACGAACGAAGTCGTTTACGGGCTCTCGGTATTTTAATTAAGCCTGCAGGTATGGGCCTGTTGGTTCGCACGGAAGCCGAAGGGGTCGCAGAAGAAGCCATCATTGAAGATTTGGAACTCCTGCAGCGACAATGGGAAAGTGTCCAGCAGCAAGCCGCTTCAACTCGAGCCCCTGCCCTACTCGATCGAGATACAGACTTTATCCAAAGAGTTCTCCGGGACGTCTATAGCAGTAACGTCAATCGAATTGTCGTGGACTCTACCCCAGGGCTAAAACGGGTCAAACAGCATCTAGTCAACTGGAACAATACCGATAAATTGCCCCAAGGGGTGCTGGTGGATCAGCATCGTGAATCCACCTCCATCCTGGAATATTTCCGCGTTAATGCGGCCATCCGAGAAGCCTTAAAGCCCAGGGTTGACCTACCATCTGGTGGATATATCATTATTGAGAAAACGGAAGCCCTCACTGTTGTTGACGTCAACTCCGGCTCTTTCACTCGCTCCGCTACCGCCCGAGAGACTGTTTTGTGGACCAACTGCGAGGCTGCTGCAGAAATCGCTCGTCAGCTGCGATTACGGAACATCGCTGGTGTGATTATTATCGACTTCATCGATATGGACTCTCGCCGCGATCAGCTACAAGTCCTAGAACATTTCAACAAAGCCCTCAAAGCTGACAAAGCTCGCCCTCAAATTGCTCAACTAACCGAATTAGGCTTAGTCGAACTAACTCGCAAACGACAGGGACAAAATATTTACGAGCTATTTGGGACTCCTTGCCCTGCCTGCAGTGGTCTTGGACATCTGGTCCATCTGCCCGGTGAAGCGGCACCAACCGTCGGTGAAGTGGAATGGTCTGAACCCTCCAAACCTTCACTCACCAGTACATCCGGTGTTCCTCTACCCGGCATCTCGGCGAACTTAAATGATCAGATACCTCTCGATCCATCGGATGACCTACAAGAGCTTGATTTAACCAATCATCCTAGCTACCAAGAACGAGGCAATCGTCGACGCCGACGCCGGTCTCGATTAGGGGATAATTTGTCCCGTGAATCCCTCAGTCCTCGTTTAGTTCGTAATGGGTCTGCCTCCGATTCTAAACCCATTAAAAGCACGAGCGATACCAATGGCTCAAGCTCTAGCAAGAGCGGAGGAAATGAACGGTCTCGGGGTCGCTCCAGTACTCGTCAGCGTCAAGAAATGCCCCCAGAAGTCATCTCAGTGACCATGACTCCTGAAGAACAAGATATCTACGCTTTTATGGGCATTTCACCGACGGTCCTATTCCCAGGAGAGATAAAAAAACCTAAATCAGCCATTGTGGAAATCCTCGCACCAGGGGAGACCCCATCTACGCCTGATACAACAGCAACCAAAGTTATCACCAAAGAACTAGTCGTTGCCAAAGACACCAAAGCCGATGCGGATGATGTTGACACAACCAAACCGGAAGAGACTCAAGTTGAACCCGTCTTGGTTGCCACACCTGAACCGACCGAAGAGAAACCAGCTGACCCCGCTCGCACGTCCACTCGTCGCCGTCGTCGCCGCTCTTCCGCCTCATCGGCCAAGCAGCTTTCCTTAGACCCGAATGAAAGTTCTGAATGA
- a CDS encoding dienelactone hydrolase family protein: protein MVETQAQSVTLHTGDIPIEAYVAKPIGAGTWPGIVVFQEVFGVNEHIRSVTDRIAQLGYVAIAPALYQRQAPGFEVGYSPADLELGRTYKNQTTAADLLSDTRATLVYLQQQEPVQSSFGTIGFCFGGHVAYLAATLPEIQATASFYGAGITMMTPGGGAPTLSLTPQISGVLYAFFGTEDPLIPPTDVAQIQAELQAHQIRHQVFMYPADHGFFCDQRASYQPEAAAQSWLQVQQLFKQYL, encoded by the coding sequence GTGGTAGAAACTCAAGCCCAATCGGTGACCCTTCATACTGGAGATATCCCCATAGAAGCCTATGTGGCCAAACCGATCGGCGCGGGGACCTGGCCAGGTATTGTTGTCTTTCAAGAAGTATTTGGGGTCAATGAGCACATCCGATCTGTTACGGATCGGATCGCTCAGCTGGGCTATGTGGCGATTGCCCCTGCCCTTTACCAACGCCAAGCTCCAGGATTTGAAGTGGGGTATAGTCCTGCTGATTTAGAACTAGGAAGAACGTATAAAAATCAAACGACCGCTGCTGACTTGTTAAGTGATACCCGAGCTACGTTGGTTTATCTCCAGCAACAAGAACCGGTTCAATCATCTTTTGGCACCATTGGATTCTGTTTTGGTGGACATGTCGCCTATTTAGCAGCGACTTTGCCAGAGATTCAGGCGACAGCATCCTTCTATGGGGCGGGTATCACCATGATGACACCAGGAGGGGGAGCGCCGACGCTATCCTTAACCCCTCAAATTTCAGGGGTGCTCTATGCTTTTTTTGGCACTGAGGACCCTTTGATTCCACCTACGGATGTGGCGCAAATTCAGGCTGAGTTGCAAGCACACCAGATCCGTCATCAAGTGTTTATGTACCCTGCCGACCATGGTTTCTTCTGTGATCAGCGGGCCAGCTATCAGCCTGAAGCGGCAGCTCAGAGTTGGCTCCAGGTTCAACAGCTTTTCAAGCAGTATTTATAA
- a CDS encoding GntR family transcriptional regulator → MMVQFKIQPDSEIPASTQLFNQVCFAIASRQFAPGYRLPSTRQLAMQTGLHRNTISKVYERLENAGFVEAQVGSGIYVRALGQESLPITEEETATPVPELIEQSLDGFLQRGYTLKQVEELFLNAITERLRASTRVIVTVPKHDWGAGEIMVQELQQALSITIQLVALEELATDLKIRKAATVLTVRYFATQAEEILADVQSKHKDPKAFRIIPIDIYDYSEELELIKALPEGSRLGLVSLSPGTLGVAEVMIYSLRGEDIYVMSAECKDTYKLNAVIRHAQTIICDQASFDPLKAAVIAAEPDLIRLPKLVCCRNYIDPQSIELLQRELGIEDPSNA, encoded by the coding sequence ATGATGGTCCAGTTTAAAATTCAGCCGGATAGCGAGATTCCGGCCTCGACGCAGTTATTTAACCAAGTCTGCTTTGCGATCGCATCTCGGCAGTTCGCCCCTGGCTACCGACTCCCCAGTACTCGACAGCTGGCCATGCAAACGGGGCTTCATCGCAATACGATCAGCAAAGTCTATGAACGCCTCGAAAATGCGGGCTTTGTAGAAGCCCAAGTGGGATCTGGGATTTATGTTCGAGCCTTAGGCCAGGAATCCTTACCGATCACGGAAGAAGAAACGGCCACTCCGGTTCCTGAACTGATTGAGCAAAGTTTAGACGGCTTTCTTCAACGAGGCTACACCCTCAAACAGGTAGAAGAACTATTTCTCAATGCCATCACTGAGCGTCTGCGGGCCAGCACCCGCGTCATAGTCACCGTCCCTAAGCATGACTGGGGGGCGGGTGAAATTATGGTGCAGGAGCTTCAGCAAGCCTTATCGATCACCATTCAGTTAGTGGCCCTAGAAGAGCTAGCCACGGACTTAAAAATCCGTAAAGCAGCGACGGTGCTGACGGTTCGCTATTTTGCCACCCAAGCCGAAGAAATTTTGGCCGATGTGCAGTCCAAACACAAAGACCCCAAAGCTTTTCGCATTATCCCCATCGACATTTATGACTACTCGGAGGAACTTGAGCTGATTAAAGCCTTACCCGAAGGCAGTCGTCTGGGGTTAGTCAGTCTCAGCCCTGGCACCTTAGGGGTTGCTGAAGTCATGATTTATAGCCTTCGGGGGGAAGATATTTACGTCATGAGTGCTGAGTGTAAGGATACCTACAAACTCAATGCCGTTATCCGCCATGCTCAAACCATTATTTGCGATCAAGCCAGTTTTGATCCCTTAAAAGCCGCAGTTATTGCAGCAGAACCAGATCTAATTCGTCTCCCTAAGCTGGTGTGCTGTCGCAATTACATCGATCCACAATCCATTGAATTATTACAGCGAGAATTAGGCATAGAAGATCCATCTAACGCTTAA
- a CDS encoding VWA domain-containing protein — protein sequence MNVSLSLALNDDQLDASQGTQQRQLSIAVSAIHDTGLNNGTRNAPLNLCLILDHSGSMTGRPLTTVKEAAQSLIDRLNPGDRIAVVAFDHHAKVLVPNQLVEDPEQIKALIQRLEPKGGTAIDDGMKLGIEELAVGKQGTISQAFLLTDGENEHGDNQRCQQFAELAAGYNITLNTLGFGSHWNEDVLEGIADSGGGSLSFIEKPENAVDVFNSLFTRIETVSLTNAHFLISLNPGVRLANLKPVAQVTPETVELPITEEGELAIIRIGDLMTQMQRTVLANLYIDQLPSGRQTIATLQVRYDNPALEQTDLLSEKIPVEIEVTESYQPSSNPDVQKNILALAKYRQTQIAETKLQEGDRAGAATMLQMAATTALQMGDENAATILQGSATRLQAGEELSDSDRKKTRIVSKTTLQAPS from the coding sequence ATGAACGTCAGCCTCAGTCTGGCCCTAAACGATGACCAACTTGATGCATCCCAAGGAACGCAACAACGGCAATTATCCATTGCTGTGTCTGCCATTCACGACACGGGATTGAACAATGGCACTCGCAACGCGCCCTTGAACCTCTGTCTGATATTGGATCACAGTGGCTCAATGACGGGCCGTCCGTTAACAACGGTCAAAGAAGCGGCCCAAAGCCTGATCGATCGACTCAATCCTGGCGATCGCATTGCTGTCGTAGCCTTTGATCACCACGCCAAAGTCCTGGTGCCCAATCAACTCGTGGAAGACCCCGAGCAAATTAAAGCCCTGATCCAAAGGCTTGAGCCTAAAGGGGGCACTGCCATTGATGATGGTATGAAGCTAGGGATTGAAGAGTTAGCGGTCGGTAAACAAGGCACGATTTCCCAAGCTTTTCTGCTCACAGATGGTGAAAATGAACATGGCGATAATCAGCGCTGTCAACAGTTTGCTGAGCTAGCAGCAGGGTATAACATAACACTCAATACCCTAGGCTTTGGCAGTCATTGGAATGAAGATGTCCTGGAAGGCATCGCGGATTCTGGGGGAGGAAGCCTCTCCTTTATCGAAAAGCCAGAGAATGCCGTAGATGTGTTCAATAGCCTGTTTACCCGCATTGAGACCGTCAGCTTAACCAATGCCCATTTCTTAATTTCCCTAAACCCCGGGGTCCGGCTGGCGAATCTCAAACCTGTAGCTCAAGTCACCCCCGAGACCGTAGAGCTACCAATTACAGAGGAAGGCGAGTTGGCCATTATTCGGATCGGAGATCTGATGACCCAAATGCAACGGACGGTACTAGCCAATCTTTATATTGACCAGCTCCCATCAGGTCGACAGACTATTGCTACCCTTCAGGTCCGCTATGACAATCCTGCGTTGGAACAAACGGATCTGCTCTCCGAGAAAATCCCGGTTGAAATTGAGGTGACGGAAAGTTATCAACCCTCTTCGAACCCAGACGTTCAGAAAAATATTTTGGCGTTAGCCAAATATCGTCAGACGCAAATTGCAGAAACAAAGCTGCAGGAAGGCGATCGTGCGGGTGCAGCAACCATGCTGCAAATGGCCGCAACTACTGCCTTGCAAATGGGGGATGAAAATGCTGCCACAATCTTACAAGGCAGCGCCACTCGTCTACAGGCAGGAGAAGAGCTGTCGGATAGCGATCGCAAAAAAACCCGCATCGTGTCCAAAACGACATTACAAGCCCCTTCCTAA